The following proteins are co-located in the Brevibacillus laterosporus DSM 25 genome:
- a CDS encoding YhcN/YlaJ family sporulation lipoprotein yields the protein MKQIYTGIIWSSAMVLTLSLLGCSTHSPGGTNTQIGIQDYKSDRRNNHEFVEPGPVKMMYQGKNTNSYQLTAVEERAKKVPGVLDAKAIIYGDTMVIGVITDGTPNGKYERKPIQRDPTSELRPKLSLKLNVDGHDNRIIRGIRDTLIRQDKARLVFITPDYKMYKRILSIHDRLLAGQYVDDSEFRRLINDVGAYTEGFSAY from the coding sequence ATGAAACAAATCTATACAGGCATTATATGGAGCTCAGCAATGGTACTGACCCTATCTTTATTGGGATGTTCTACTCATTCTCCAGGTGGCACGAATACGCAAATTGGCATTCAGGATTACAAAAGTGATCGTCGCAATAACCATGAGTTTGTAGAACCTGGACCAGTGAAGATGATGTACCAAGGAAAAAATACAAATAGCTATCAGTTAACCGCCGTGGAAGAACGCGCAAAAAAAGTACCTGGAGTTCTTGATGCAAAAGCGATTATTTATGGAGATACCATGGTAATCGGTGTGATCACGGATGGAACTCCTAACGGAAAGTATGAACGAAAACCGATCCAACGTGATCCAACGAGTGAACTTCGACCAAAGCTAAGTTTAAAATTAAATGTTGATGGACACGACAATCGCATTATTCGTGGAATACGAGACACATTAATTCGTCAGGATAAGGCACGTCTCGTCTTTATTACTCCTGATTATAAAATGTACAAGCGAATTCTATCTATCCATGACAGATTGTTGGCAGGCCAGTATGTTGACGATAGTGAATTCAGACGTTTAATCAACGATGTAGGCGCATATACAGAAGGGTTCAGTGCTTACTAG